The following proteins are co-located in the Penaeus monodon isolate SGIC_2016 chromosome 10, NSTDA_Pmon_1, whole genome shotgun sequence genome:
- the LOC119577821 gene encoding chromodomain-helicase-DNA-binding protein Mi-2 homolog isoform X2: MPSDVEETEYREEEEEQGEGEEEEQDQGDSNEEEQDEEWGGGKRKRKKSKKRKSSRGERGRKKRKKKDESESEGEYEEEGGRVDSDNQEETPKGRGRGKGRGRPPATPTATVPESNDFTGGGDQMPTVAEVCESFGLNDVELEYTDSDFQNLTTYKLFQQHVRPLLAKENPRVPVSKLMMLVAAKWREFTARNQQQEEEEEDEIVEEEEEEEPEPAPVQQITPKGRGRPRKAKVDEEVEEDFDDDSEGVGKKKRGRKRTATAEGKSKKGGKVPTLKIKLGKRKKDTSVSLEDESSQDSDAEFEQMLAEAEDMNKAEDEAEQQNAPKKKAKTKIGNKNKRKKRMKAKDEDGYETDHQSPPNQDYCEVCQQGGEIILCDTCPKAYHLVCLEPELEEAPEGKWSCPTCESEGVKEEDEHMEYCKVCKDGGELLCCDSCVNAYHTYCLSPPLFEVPEGEWTCQRCACEPLPGKVQKILFWRYVDPPKPPENWKEIVGDKWEKYQFKQLREFLVKWVDMSYWHCSWISELMLDVHHPQMLRSYFKKFDPDEPPVPGMDDDDEVGSQRRGKSIDPNSLEERYYKYGIKSTWLKIHRVLNHRSLRDGTIQYLVKWRDLPYDQATWEDEDEEIIGLKTAIEFYHDLRAACNADAVGKSKKGKKKGKARARELGEEDREPSSPRRYTPPPDKPVTNLSKKWEKQPDYLDMTGLSLHEYQLEGVNWLRYSWGQGTDTILADEMGLGKTIQTIAFLYSLYKEGHSKGPFLVAVPLSTIINWEREFEMWAPDFYVVTYVGDRESRSMIREHELSFEEGAVRSASKATRIRTTNVKFNVLLTSYEMISMDQACLGSLEWACLVVDEAHRLKSNQSKFFRVLNQYNIVYRLLLTGTPLQNNLEELFHLLNFLCPEKFSDLSSFQNEFEDIAKEDQIKKLHDLLGPHMLRRLKTDVLKNMPTKSEFIIRVELSPLQKKYYKYILTRNFEALNSRGGGQQVSLLNIVMDLKKCCNHPYLFPAAAEEAPKLPNGMYVSRDLVKASGKFILLESMLEKLKRDGHRVLIFSQMTRMLDVLEDFCEGMGYKYERIDGGITGQARQEAIDRFNAPGAQQFIFLLSTRAGGLGINLATADTVIIYDSDWNPHNDIQAFSRAHRIGQANKVMIYRFVTRNSVEERVTQVAKRKMMLTHLVVRPGMGSKATNFSKQELDDILRFGTEELFKEEEGKEDEAIHYDNQAIEELLDRTKEGIEQKENWANEYLSSFKVASYVTKEGEEEEMEDVEVLKQEADNTDSLYWERLLRHHFEQQQEDLARTLGKGKRVRKQVNYNDAADGREDLSWQEQGSDYNSDFSMPSDNDNDDEFDEKNETEGGRRSRRRGDRGDRDRPLPPLLARVGGNIEVLGFNARQRKAFLNAVMRYGMPPQEAFNSQWLVRDLRGKSEKCFRAYTSLFMRHLCEPGNDNAETFADGVPREGLSRQHVLTRIGVMSLIRKKISEFETINGHYSMPEALNRPVEPAVVDGGKSNGTSASGTPATSVTPSPAPSVKGESEDKEEDKKEEAKKEDDKKAEDKEKKDEKETEKEEEKKEEKVEKKEEEKTEGEKEKKDEPAETPEVKAEEEEKKETEQTEKKEEPEKMEVEETKKEEEKKEEVKMETEEKEQKEEQKTEEKEEAEVKAEKVEKTEEDKEAEKKEEVKKEEEEKEDEKDKEKEKEKEGDKDKDKDKDKKEEDDKKDSKKKDVDSVAKRKFMFNIADGGFTELHTLWQNEEKAAVPGREYEIWHRRHDYWLLAGIVTHGYGRWQDIQNDVRFAIINEPFKMDVGKGNFLEIKNKFLARRFKLLEQALVIEEQLRRAAFLNLQQDPHHPACTLNARFAEVECLAESHQHLSKESLAGNKPANAVLNKVLNQLEELLSDMKSDVTRLPASLARIPPVAQRLQMSERSILSRLASGAGNVDKSAQGAGEGQISTTFPGGFTPTGALPTLGNANFANFRPQYSLPGAATGPGVPSVQVSSLQSLGASLHMLAASNPLLDPHLSMQQPPTSHSGAISAATRASLLLHQQQQQQLQQHSGDTKNLIYLD, encoded by the exons aggaggaggaggaacaaggggaaggggaagaagaagaacaagatcaAGGTGATTCaaatgaagaagaacaagatGAAGAGTGGGGTGGAGGAAAACGGAaacgaaagaaaagtaaaaagagaaagtcCTCACGCGGTGAGCGTGGgcggaaaaaacgaaagaagaaagatgagagtgagagt GAAGGTGAATATGAAGAAGAGGGTGGCCGTGTTGACTCAGACAATCAAGAAGAAACCCCAAAAGGAAGGGGTCGTGGAAAAGGACGTGGGAGGCCTCCTGCAACTCCCACAGCAACTGTACCAGAATCAA ATGATTTCACAGGTGGAGGAGATCAAATGCCAACAGTTGCTGAGGTGTGTGAAAGCTTTGGGCTGAATGATGTCGAATTGGAGTACACTGACTCAGATTTTCAGAACCTTACAACTTACAAGTTGTTCCAGCAACATGTACGTCCACTTCTGGCTAAGGAAAATCCAAGG GTACCAGTGTCTAAGTTGATGATGTTGGTAGCTGCAAAGTGGCGTGAATTCACGGCTCGCAATCagcagcaggaagaggaggaggaagatgaaattgtagaagaggaggaagaagaggaaccaGAACCAGCACCGGTACAA CAGATAACACCCAAGGGTCGGGGACGCCCTAGAAAAGCCAAGGTAgatgaagaagtagaggaagactttgatgatgatagtgaaggcGTTGGTAAGAAAAAACGTGGCCGAAAACGCACTGCTACAGcagaagggaaaagcaaaaagggtGGAAAAGTTCCAACTTTGAAGATTAAgttagggaagaggaagaaggacacCTCGGTGAGTCTG GAGGATGAATCAAGCCAAGACAGTGATGCAGAGTTTGAGCAAATGCTGGCTGAGGCAGAGGACATGAACAAGGCAGAAGATGAGGCAGAACAGCAAAATGCACCCAAAAAGAAAGCCAAAACCAAGATTGGCaacaaaaataaacgtaaaaaacgTATGAAGGCTAAAGATGAGGATGGATACGAAACCGATCATCAA TCTCCCCCAAATCAGGATTACTGCGAGGTATGTCAGCAGGGTGGTGAGATCATCCTTTGTGACACTTGTCCTAAGGCTTACCATCTGGTGTGTCTTGAACCAGAATTGGAAGAGGCTCCTGAGGGCAAGTGGTCATGCCCCACTTGTGAGTCAGAGGGAGTCAAGGAAGAAGATGAACATATGGAGTACTGTAAAGTTTGTAAG GATGGTGGTGAACTTCTTTGCTGTGATTCATGTGTGAATGCATACCATACATATTGCTTGTCGCCACCCTTGTTTGAAGTACCTGAAGGAGAATGGACTTGTCAGCGCTGTGCTTGTGAGCCTTTGCCAGGAAAAGTCCAGAAGATCCTATTCTGGAG ATATGTTGACCCTCCAAAGCCACCAGAGAATTGGAAGGAGATTGTTGGAGACAAATGGGAAAAATATCAGTTCAAACAGTTGCGCGAGTTTTTGGTGAAGTGGGTTGACATGTCCTACTGGCACTGCTCTTGGATTTCAGAACTCATGCTGGATGTACATCATCCTCAG ATGTTGCGTTCATACTTCAAAAAGTTTGATCCAGATGAGCCTCCTGTACCtggtatggatgatgatgatgaagtaggtTCACAAAGACGTGGCAAAAGCATTGATCCGAACTCCTTGGAAGAAAG ATATTACAAATATGGAATCAAGTCCACCTGGTTGAAAATCCATCGTGTGTTGAACCATCGTTCTTTACGGGATGGAACCATACAGTATCTTGTGAAATGGCGAGACTTACCCTATGACCAAGCTACatgggaagatgaggatgaggagattATTGGcttaaaaactgcaattgagtttTATCATGATCTGAGAGCAGCATGTAATGCTGATGCTG TTGGTAagagtaagaaggggaaaaagaaaggcaaggCAAGGGCACGAGAATTGGGTGAGGAAGATCGTGAGCCCTCTTCACCCCGGCGATACACTCCTCCTCCTGATAAACCAGTAACCAACCTCAGTAAGAAGTGGGAGAAGCAGCCAGACTACTTGGACATGACTGGGCTCTCACTTCACGAGTATCAGCTTGAGGGTGTGAATTGGTTAAG ATATTCTTGGGGTCAGGGAACAGACACCATCTTGGCCGATGAGATGGGTCTTGGAAAGACAATTCAGACAATTGCATTTTTGTATTCACTGTACAAAGAAGGACACTCCAAAGGTCCCTTCCTTGTTGCTGTCCCACTCTCCACCATCATAAATTGGGAAAGAGAGTTTGAGATGTGGGCCCCAGATTTCTATGTTGTCACATATGTAGGCGACAGAGAATCACGATCTATGATTCGTGAGCACGAATTGTCATTTGAAGAAGGAGCAGTGCGAAGTGCATCAAAAGCCACACGTATCCGTACAACAAATGTAAAGTTCAATGTACTTCTAACTTCCTATGAGATGATATCTATGGATCAAGCTTGCTTAGGATCATTAGAGTGGGCCTGCTTGGTTGTAGATGAAGCTCACAGATTGAAGAGTAACCAGTCTAag TTCTTCCGTGTGCTGAACCAGTACAACATCGTTTATCGTCTTCTTTTAACTGGAACCCCACTTCAAAACAACCTGGAGGAACTTTTCCATTTACTCAACTTCTTGTGTCCTGAAAAATTCTCTGATCTATCTTCCTTCCAAAATGAATTTGAAGATATTGCAAAAGAAGATCAGATTAAGAAACTACATGATTTACTTGGACCTCACATGTTGAGAAGATTGAAGACTGATGTACTCAAG AACATGCCAACCAAGTCAGAGTTCATCATTCGTGTGGAGTTATCACCACTGCAGAAGAAATACTACAAATACATTCTTACTCGTAATTTTGAGGCCCTTAACTCAAGAGGAGGAGGCCAACAG GTTTCTTTGCTCAACATTGTTATGGATCTGAAGAAGTGTTGCAACCATCCATACCTCTTCCCAGCAGCAGCAGAAGAGGCCCCTAAACTGCCAAATGGGATGTATGTAAGCAGAGACCTTGTGAAGGCCAGTGGCAAGTTCATTCTCTTGGAGAGTATGTTGGAGAAGCTCAAACGTGATGGTCATCG tGTGTTGATTTTCTCTCAGATGACAAGGATGTTGGATGTCCTGGAAGACTTCTGTGAGGGCATGGGCTACAAATATGAAAGAATTGATGGTGGCATCACTGGTCAAGCTCGTCAAGAGGCCATTGATAG GTTCAATGCTCCAGGTGCCCagcagtttattttcttattgtctaCTCGTGCGGGTGGTTTAGGTATCAACTTGGCCACTGCAGATACTGTCATCATCTACGATTCAGATTGGAATCCACATAACGATATTCAAGCTTTCTCCAGAGCTCATCGTATTGGTCAGGCAAATAAG GTGATGATTTACCGGTTTGTGACTCGTAACTCTGTGGAGGAAAGAGTCACACAGGTTGCCAAGAGAAAGATGATGTTGACCCACTTGGTTGTCCGTCCTGGAATGGGATCAAAAGCCACAAACTTCTCCAAACAAGAATTGGATGATATCTTGAG GTTTGGTACTGAAGAACTTTTCaaagaggaggagggcaaggaggaTGAAGCTATCCATTATGATAACCAGGCAATTGAGGAACTCCTTGACCGTACAAAGGAGGGTATTGAACAGAAGGAGAACTGGGCTAATGAGTACCTCAGCTCTTTCAAGGTTGCTTCATATGTTaccaaagaaggggaagag gaggaaatggaggatgtTGAGGTTTTGAAGCAAGAAGCAGATAATACAGATTCCCTTTACTGGGAACGACTTTTGCGCCATCACTTCGAGCAACAACAGGAAGATCTGGCAAGAACACTTGGAAAGGGTAAACGAGTCAGGAAACAG GTGAACTATAACGATGCAGCAGATGGTAGAGAAGATCTTAGCTGGCAAGAACAAGGATCAGACTACAACTCTGACTTCTCCATGCcatcagataatgataatgatgatgaatttgatgaaaagaatgaaa CTGAAGGAGGTCGTAGATCACGCCGTCGTGGTGACAGAGGTGACCGTGATCGTCCATTGCCACCACTTCTTGCCCGAGTTGGAGGAAATATTGAA GTTCTGGGATTCAATGCCAGACAGCGCAAGGCTTTCCTTAATGCAGTTATGCGTTATGGAATGCCCCCTCAAGAAGCCTTCAACTCTCAATG gttggTTCGAGACCTTCGAGGCAAGAGTGAGAAGTGCTTCAGAGCATACACATCTCTCTTCATGCGCCATTTGTGTGAACCTGGTAATGACAATGCTGAAACATTTGCTGATGGAGTGCCTCGTGAAGGATTAAGTAGACAACACGTTCTCACCAGAATCGGAGTGATGTCACTCATTCGCAAAAAG ATTTCAGAGTTTGAGACAATCAATGGCCATTACTCAATGCCAGAAGCTCTAAATAGGCCTGTTGAGCCAGCTGTAGTTGATGGTGGCAAAAGCAATGGAACATCTGCTTCTG GCACACCAGCAACAAGTGTAACTCCATCTCCAGCACCATCTGTGAAGGGAGAATCAGAAGACAAGGAAGAGGACAAAAAGGAAGAAGCTAAGAAAGAAGATGACAAGAAGgctgaagataaagaaaagaaggatgaaaaggagacagaaaaggaagaagaaaagaaggaagagaaggtagaaaagaaggaggaagaaaaaactgaaggagaaaaagaaaag AAGGATGAACCTGCTGAAACCCCAGAAGtgaaggcagaggaagaagaaaagaaggaaacagaacaaactgagaagaaggaggaaccaGAGAAGATGGAAGTAGAGGAGaccaagaaggaagaggagaagaaggaggaagtgaaaatggaaactgaagaaaaagaacagaaggaagaacagaagactgaagagaaggaagag GCTGAGGTCAAGGCTGAAAAAGTTGAGAAGacagaggaggataaggaggctgaaaagaaggaagaagtcaagaaagaggaggaggagaaggaagatgagaaagacaaagagaaagaaaaggagaaggaaggagataaagataaGGACAAGGACaaagataagaaggaggaagatgataagAAAGATTCCAAGAAGAAGGATGTGGATTCCGTGGCAAAGAGAAAGTTCATGTTCAACATTGCTGATGGTGGGTTCACTGAGCTGCACACACTGTGGCAAAACGAGGAAAAGGCAGCTGTTCCCGGCCGCGAGTATGAGATCTGGCACCGCAG aCATGATTATTGGCTGCTTGCTGGTATTGTTACCCATGGGTATGGAAGGTGGCAAGACATCCAGAACGATGTCAGGTTTGCCATCATCAATGAGCCATTCAAGATGGATGTGGGCAAGGGTAATTTCTTGGAAATTAAGAACAAATTCCTTGCCAGAAGGTTCAAG CTGTTAGAGCAAGCACTGGTCATTGAGGAACAGCTGCGTCGTGCAGCATTCCTTAACTTGCAACAGGATCCTCATCATCCTGCGTGTACCTTGAATGCTCGTTTCGCTGAAGTGGAATGTCTGGCTGAATCACACCAGCACCTCAGCAAGGAGTCCCTGGCTGGAAATAAGCCAGCAAATGCAGTCCTAAATAAG GTGCTGAACCAGCTGGAAGAGCTGCTGTCAGACATGAAGTCTGATGTCACACGGTTACCTGCTTCCCTTGCTCGTATTCCCCCTGTGGCCCAGCGTCTCCAAATGTCTGAGCGTTCTATCCTATCTCGCCTGGCCTCAGGCGCGGGTAATGTGGACAAAAGCGCTCAAGGAGCAGGTGAGG GTCAGATTTCGACCACATTCCCCGGTGGCTTCACCCCTACTGGTGCGCTGCCAACCCTGGGTAACGCCAACTTTGCTAACTTCCGACCCCAATATTCACTACCGGGAGCTGCAACAGGACCAG GTGTGCCATCTGTGCAGGTGAGCAGCCTCCAGAGCCTGGGTGCAAGCCTTCACATGCTTGCTGCCTCCAACCCTCTACTGGACCCACACTTGAGCATGCAGCAGCCCCCAACCTCTCACAGTGGGGCAATATCTGCTGCCACTCGAGCATCCCTTCTTCTTcaccaacagcaacagcagcaactcCAGCAGCATTCAGGAGACACAAAAAACCTGATATACTTGGATTAG